A region from the Triticum aestivum cultivar Chinese Spring chromosome 3D, IWGSC CS RefSeq v2.1, whole genome shotgun sequence genome encodes:
- the LOC123076392 gene encoding UDP-glucuronate:xylan alpha-glucuronosyltransferase 1-like, with amino-acid sequence MAPHALLSPESRSRAAILPLLRILEDHGAEARKSRPAATASKAGRKKKVLVLTAVVSVVLMFALLKTRTLDGRVLLRHRPATVISVPRPPYAAHRRVQWDSVTASLVAAQAGSVALLNFSPAEVKRWRKLQPLHTTVRAVRLQPVDSAVTWAALYPEWIDEDGNGTNSGSCPSLPDPEDQGGQRFDLVAVNLPCRSRNDSGRWSRDVARLHLQLSAAKLAVSVQSSHVLVVSDCLPLPNLFPCKHLFHQHGHARLYRAHAAYLRPRTRLPVGSCDLALRLPTIPMKPLTVLRRRREAYATVLHSSDAYVCGAIAVAQSIRQSGSTRDLVALVDYGSVGAEQRAGLAAAGWQVRTMDGRIRNPRAVPGTYNEWNYSKLRLWQQLTDYRRVVFVDADQLVLRNIDFLFDAPEVSATGNSRTLFNSGVMVLEPCNCTFDMLMARVRDVRSYNGGDQGFLNEVFTWWHRLPRTVNVLKYYHQQGHAAAAASAPPSPEPYLLHYLGIKPWLCFRDYDCNWNVPSLRQFANDEAHARWWAVHDRIKPGELAARFCALPKSQRSSLQYERRQAEKANATDMHWSRPITDPRNTQQLLLPMPPTA; translated from the exons ATGGCTcctcatgctctcctgtctccggAGTCCCGCAGCCGCGCTGCCATCCTGCCACTGCTACGCATACT AGAAGATCATGGCGCTGAGGCGCGGAAGAGCCGGCCGGCGGCGACCGCCTCCAAGGCCGGCAGGAAGAAGAAGGTGCTGGTGCTGACCGCGGTGGTGTCCGTCGTGCTCATGTTTGCCCTCCTCAAGACCAGAACCCTCGACGGCCGGGTATTACTCCGTCATCGTCCAGCTACTGTGATTAGTGTTCCACGGCCCCCCTACGCCGCGCACCGGCGCGTCCAGTGGGACAGCGTCACTGCCTCCCTGGTGGCGGCGCAGGCGGGGTCGGTGGCGCTGCTCAACTTCAGCCCGGCGGAGGTGAAGCGGTGGAGGAAGCTGCAGCCACTCCACACGACAGTCCGAGCGGTGCGGTTGCAGCCCGTGGACAGCGCCGTCACCTGGGCCGCCCTCTACCCGGAGTGGATCGACGAGGACGGTAACGGCACCAACAGCGGCAGCTGCCCCTCACTCCCAGACCCCGAGGATCAAGGAGGCCAGCGcttcgacctcgtcgccgtcaacCTCCCCTGCCGCAGCCGTAACGATAGCGGCCGCTGGTCCAGGGACGTGGCCAGGCTCCATCTCCAGCTCTCCGCCGCCAAGCTCGCCGTCTCCGTCCAGTCGTCGCATGTCCTCGTCGTCTCTGATTGCCTCCCACTCCCCAACCTCTTCCCATGCAAGCACCTCTTCCACCAACACGGCCACGCCCGGCTCTACAGGGCTCACGCCGCCTACCTCCGCCCCCGCACCCGCCTCCCCGTCGGCTCATGCGACCTCGCTCTACGTCTTCCGACGATTCCTATGAAGCCGCTTACGGTgctcaggcggcggcgggaggcgtaCGCGACGGTGCTGCACTCGTCGGACGCCTACGTGTGCGGCGCCATCGCGGTGGCGCAGAGCATCCGTCAGTCGGGCTCCACCAGGGACCTGGTGGCGCTGGTGGACTACGGCAGCGTCGGCGCCGAGCAGCGCGCCGGCCTGGCTGCGGCCGGGTGGCAGGTGCGCACCATGGACGGCCGCATCCGCAACCCGCGCGCCGTGCCCGGCACGTACAACGAGTGGAACTACAGCAAGCTCCGCCTGTGGCAGCAGCTCACCGACTACCGCAGGGTCGTGTTCGTGGACGCCGACCAGCTCGTGCTGCGAAACATCGACTTCCTCTTCGACGCCCCGGAGGTGAGCGCCACCGGGAACAGCCGGACGCTCTTCAACTCCGGCGTCATGGTGCTGGAGCCCTGCAACTGCACGTTCGACATGCTCATGGCGCGCGTCCGCGACGTCCGGTCGTACAACGGCGGCGATCAGGGGTTCCTCAACGAGGTCTTCACGTGGTGGCACCGCCTGCCGCGCACCGTCAACGTCCTAAAGTACTACCACCAACAGggccatgctgctgctgctgcctcggcgccgccgtcgccggagccgtaCCTGCTGCACTACCTGGGCATCAAGCCGTGGCTGTGCTTCCGCGACTACGACTGCAACTGGAACGTGCCGTCGCTGCGCCAGTTCGCCAACGACGAGGCGCACGCGCGGTGGTGGGCCGTGCACGACAGGATCAAGCCGGGGGAGCTCGCCGCTAGGTTCTGCGCGTTGCCGAAGAGTCAGAGGTCGTCGCTGCAGTATGAGCGGAGGCAGGCGGAGAAGGCCAACGCCACCGACATGCACTGGAGCCGTCCGATCACTGACCCAAGGAACACCCAACAACTCTTGTTGCCAATGCCACCCACCGCATGA
- the LOC123079903 gene encoding pectinesterase inhibitor 28 produces MSHPGPGASVYIYMPNLGGVTPIHSCASSEALHTPLRDSMGTMAPSPALLPVLLLLPLLLLSVVCTAGAAPAATATVPTIPSQPGKPNSNNKQKQGGAPLGPAVRALVQSTCNATTYYDLCVAALVADPASSTADLRGLCAIAVSAAAANASATASALANTTWAASGAPEPGSDGRAQQVPALLTRTCAGKYGEAREALLEARESVGEEAYDYAFVHVGAAAEYPAVCRTMFRRKRVPYPVELARREEALEHLCTVVIDIITLLA; encoded by the coding sequence ATGTCTCATCCCGGACCCGGAGCATCTGTATATATATACATGCCAAATCTGGGGGGAGTTACACCCATCCATTCATGTGCGAGCTCTGAAGCCCTTCACACACCACTGAGAGACAGCATGGGAACAATGGCGCCCTCACCTGCTCTGCTGCCAGTGCTcctcctcctgcccctgctgctccTCTCCGTCGTCTGTACTGCAGGCGCAGCGCCGGCAGCAACAGCAACGGTGCCAACGATACCATCTCAGCCCGGCAAGCCGAACTCGAACAACAAGCAGAAGCAGGGGGGCGCGCCGCTGGGGCCGGCGGTGCGCGCGCTGGTGCAGTCCACCTGCAACGCCACCACCTACTACGACCTCTGCGTGGCCGCGCTCGTGGCGGACCCCGCCAGCTCCACCGCCGACCTCCGCGGCCTCTGCGCCATCGCCGTCTCCGCGGCGGCCGCCAACGCCTCCGCCACCGCGTCCGCGCTCGCCAACACCACCTGGGCCGCCTCGGGCGCCCCAGAGCCGGGCAGCGACGGGCGCGCGCAGCAGGTGCCGGCGCTCCTGACGAGGACCTGCGCCGGCAAGTACGGCGAGGCGCGGGAGGCGCTGCTGGAGGCCCGGGAGTCGGTGGGCGAGGAGGCGTACGACTACGCGTTCGTGCACGTGGGCGCCGCCGCCGAGTACCCCGCGGTGTGCCGGACGATGTTCCGGAGGAAGCGGGTGCCCTACCCCGTGGAGCTGGCCCGGCGGGAGGAGGCGCTGGAGCACCTCTGCACCGTCGTCATCGACATCATCACGCTCCTCGCCTAG